One region of Termitidicoccus mucosus genomic DNA includes:
- a CDS encoding helix-turn-helix domain-containing protein: MGNFSEKSLFSAEGEAVRLALREERKRRGLTQAAVASGCGWPQSVIAKIEQGERRLDLVEFLWLARALDAKPEVLFGAIMRRVRKCPA, translated from the coding sequence ATGGGCAATTTTTCCGAGAAGTCATTGTTCTCCGCCGAGGGCGAGGCCGTGCGACTGGCGTTGCGCGAGGAGCGCAAGCGGCGCGGGCTGACTCAGGCGGCCGTGGCGTCAGGGTGCGGCTGGCCGCAATCGGTGATTGCAAAAATCGAGCAGGGCGAGCGGCGGCTCGACCTTGTGGAATTTCTCTGGCTGGCGCGGGCACTGGACGCGAAGCCGGAAGTGCTGTTCGGCGCCATCATGCGGCGGGTGCGGAAATGTCCGGCGTGA